GTGCACGACGTCGCCGTCGCGCATCGCGTACTCCTTGCCTTCGACGCGCATCGTGCCGCCCGCCTTGGCGCCGGCCTCGCCGCCGGCCGCGACGTAGTCGTCGAAGGCGATCACCTCGGCGCGGATGAAGCCGCGCTCGAAGTCGGTGTGGATGGTGCCTGCCGCCTGCGGTGCGAGCGTGCCGCGCCGGATCGTCCAGGCGCGCACCTCCTTCTCGCCCGCGGTGAAGAAGGTGATGAGGTCGAGCAGTGCGTAGGCGGCGCGGATCAGGCGGTCGAGCCCGGGCTCGTCGACGCCGAGCTCGCGCAGGAACTCGACCTTCTCCGCGTCGTCGAGCTCGGAGAGCTCGGCCTCGACCTTGCCGCACACGCGCACGACGCCCGCGCCCGCCTCGGCCGCGCGGCGCTCGAGCGCCGCGCTGAACGCGTTGCCCTCGGCGAGCGACGCCTCGTCGACGTTCGCGACGTAGAGGACGGGCTTCGCGGTGAGCAGGTGGCAGTCGCGCAGCGCGGGGCGGAGGGCCTCGGCGACGGCGAACGTGCGCGCGGGCCGGCCCTCCGAGAGGTGCGCGAGCAGCTCGGTGAACATGGCCGACTGCGCCTTGCCGTCCTTGTCGCCGCTCTTGGCCGTGCGCTGCGCGCGGTCGAGCCGCTTCTCGACGGTGGCGATGTCGGCGAGGCCGAGCTCCGTCTCGATCGTCTCGACGTCGCGCAGCGGGTCGGGTGCGCCGTCGACGTGCGTCACGTTCTCGTCGTCGAAGCAGCGCACGACGTGCGCGATCGCGTCCGTCTCGCGGATGTGGCCGAGGAACTGGTTGCCGAGCCCTTCGCCCTCGGACGCGCCGCGCACGAGCCCGGCGATGTCGACGAACTCGACGGTCGCGGGGACGACCTGCTTGCTGTGCACGATCGCGTCGAGCGCGGCGAGCCGCGCGTCGGGAACGACGACGACGCCGGAGTTCGGCTCGATCGTGCAGAAGGGATAGTTCTCGGCGGCGATGCCGGCGGCGGTGAGCGCGTTGAAGAGCGTGCTCTTGCCGACGTTGGGAAGGCCGACGATGCCGCACTGCAGGGCCATGGGACGGGGAGCTCCAGACTTCCAAGCGTTCTGCGTCGCGCTCTTCGTCGCGCCCGCGCGGCCTCGCTCGGGGGGCGGACGCTAGCGCTCCGGCCGGCGGGCGACGACGGTCAGTCGCCGCTGCGCCCGTCGTTGCGGTCGTACTCGGCGAGGAACTCGCTGCGGAACGCGGCGTAGGCGTCTTGCGCGATGGCCTCGCGCGCGCGCGCCATGAGCCGCTCGTAGAAGCGCACGTTGTGGAGCGAGCAGAGGATGGCCGACAGCACCTCGTTCGCGGCGAACAGGTGGTGGAGGTAGGCGCGCGAGAAGCCGCCGGCGCAGGCCTCGCAGTCGCAGGTCGGGTCGATCGGGAAGCCGTCGCGCCGGTAGCGGCGGTTCGTGAGGCGGATGCGCCCGCGCGCGGTGAAGACGGTGGCGGAGCGCGCGTACCGCGTCGGGATCACGCAGTCGAACATGTCGATGCCGTAGCCGATGGCGGCGAGCAGGTCGTGCGGGAGCCCGACGCCCATCAGGTAGCGGGGCTTGTGCGCCGGCAGCAGCGGCGCGGTGTGCGACGTGATCTGGCACAGGAGCTCGTGCCCTTCGCCGACCGAGACGCCGCCGATCGCGTAGCCGGGGCAGTCGAGCGCGGCGAGCGACTGCGCGCACGCGCTGCGCAGGTCGGGGTAGACGCTGCCCTGCACGATCGCGAAGAGCGCCTGCGCGCCCGGGCGTGCGTGTGCGCGCATGCAGCGCTCCATCCACGCGAGCGTGCGGCGCACGCCGGTCGCGGCGAGCTCGCGCGCGGCCGGGTAGGGCGTGCACTCGTCGAACGCCATGATGATGTCGGCGCCGAGCGCGTTCTGGATCTCGATCGAGCGCTCGGGCGTGAGCTCCATGCGCTCGCCCGTCACCTCGTTCTGGAAGCGCACGCCGCGGTCGTCGATCGCGACCTTCGGGAGCGAGAAGACCTGGAAGCCGCCGCTGTCGGTGAGGATCGGCCCGTCCCAGCGCATGAAGCCGTGCAGACCGCCGAGCTTCTCGACGAGGCCCTCGCCGGGGCGGAGCGCGAGATGATAGGTGTTCGCGAGCACCACCTCGGCGCCCGTCGCGCGCACCTGCGCGGGCGTCATCGCCTTCACGGCGCCGTGCGTGCCGACGGGCATGAAGGCGGGCGTCGCGAAGCGGCCGTGCGGCGTCGTGACGACGCCGGTGCGCGCGTCGCCGCTCGTCGCTTCGAGCGCGAACGCGAGCGGAGCGCCGGCGTCGTGCGACCCTCCGCGCGCTCCTTCGCGCGCGCCGCCGTCGCGGCTCGCGGTGTCCGTCGTCGACATCGGCCGCAGCATAGCGGTGCTACGCTGCGCGCCGTGCCGGACGCCACCGCACTGCCTTCGCCGCCGCGCCCCGCGCACTTCGGCGACGCGCTCGTCGAGCGCGTGCGCGCGCTCGGGCACCCGCTGTGCGTCGGCATCGATCCGCATCTCGCGCTCGTTCCCGAGCCCTTCCGGCGCGGCGCGATGTCGCCCGACGACCCGGCGACGGCCGACGCCGTCGAGGTCCTGTGCAACGCACTCGTCGACCGCGTGGCCGGGCGTGTCGCCGTCGTGAAGCCGCAGGTCGCGTTCTTCGAGCAGCTCGGCTGGCGCGGTGTGCGCGCGCTCGAGCGCGTCGTCGCGCGCGCGCGCGCGGCGGGGCTCCTCGTGCTCGTCGACGCGAAGCGCGGCGACATCGGATCGACCGCCGAGGGCTATGCGGCCGCCTACTTCGGCGCCCGCGCGCCCGTCCGCGCCGATGCGCTCACCGTGAGCCCCTACCTCGGGCTCGA
This Myxococcota bacterium DNA region includes the following protein-coding sequences:
- the ychF gene encoding redox-regulated ATPase YchF, whose protein sequence is MALQCGIVGLPNVGKSTLFNALTAAGIAAENYPFCTIEPNSGVVVVPDARLAALDAIVHSKQVVPATVEFVDIAGLVRGASEGEGLGNQFLGHIRETDAIAHVVRCFDDENVTHVDGAPDPLRDVETIETELGLADIATVEKRLDRAQRTAKSGDKDGKAQSAMFTELLAHLSEGRPARTFAVAEALRPALRDCHLLTAKPVLYVANVDEASLAEGNAFSAALERRAAEAGAGVVRVCGKVEAELSELDDAEKVEFLRELGVDEPGLDRLIRAAYALLDLITFFTAGEKEVRAWTIRRGTLAPQAAGTIHTDFERGFIRAEVIAFDDYVAAGGEAGAKAGGTMRVEGKEYAMRDGDVVHFRVGV
- the tgt gene encoding tRNA guanosine(34) transglycosylase Tgt encodes the protein MSTTDTASRDGGAREGARGGSHDAGAPLAFALEATSGDARTGVVTTPHGRFATPAFMPVGTHGAVKAMTPAQVRATGAEVVLANTYHLALRPGEGLVEKLGGLHGFMRWDGPILTDSGGFQVFSLPKVAIDDRGVRFQNEVTGERMELTPERSIEIQNALGADIIMAFDECTPYPAARELAATGVRRTLAWMERCMRAHARPGAQALFAIVQGSVYPDLRSACAQSLAALDCPGYAIGGVSVGEGHELLCQITSHTAPLLPAHKPRYLMGVGLPHDLLAAIGYGIDMFDCVIPTRYARSATVFTARGRIRLTNRRYRRDGFPIDPTCDCEACAGGFSRAYLHHLFAANEVLSAILCSLHNVRFYERLMARAREAIAQDAYAAFRSEFLAEYDRNDGRSGD